The sequence CGCACGTTGGGCCGTGCTGCGCTTGGCCCAACCGACGTGATCGACACGCGCGGGACCTCAGGCCTGGGCCTTGGCCAACTGCTGGTCGAGGTAGTCGTAGGCGATCTGCAGCGCCTGCTCGGTATTGAAACCATCGCCGGACAGCGCGCCGCGCAGCCACAGGCCGTCGATCAACGCGGCCAGGCCACGGGCGGCGGAGCGCGCCTGCTCCAGGGGCAGGGCACGGCGCAGCTCGCAACAGAGGTTGGAATACAGCCGGTGGTCGTTGATCCGCTGCAGGCGGCGCAGCGAGGGCTGGTGCATGCTGGCGGCCCAGAAGGCCAGCCAGGTCTTCATGGCCGGGCCGCTGACCTGGCTGTCGTCGAAGTTGCCTTCCACGATGGCTCGCAGATGCGCCCGTGGGCCGTCGTCGCGCAGGCCAGCGCGGCGCTGGCGCACGCCGGTGCTGAGGTCGGACATCAGGTGGCGCATGGTGGCTTCCAGCAGACCGTTCTTGTCCTGGAAGTAGTGGCTGATGATGCCGTTGGAGACCCCTGCGATACGGGCGATGTAGGCGATGCTGGCATCGCCCAGGCCAACCTGGTCGACGGCTTCGAGGGTTGCCTGGATCAACTGCGAGCGGCGGATCGGCTGCATTCCGACCTTTGGCATCAGATATTTCCACCATTTTGTGTGGGAATCGGGAGCGCGCAGTCTAGGGGGAATTTGATTGATCGATCAATTGATTGGAATGAGTGGGCGGATACCTGTAGGGGCGAATTCATTCGCCAAGGGACGCGCAGCGGCCCCCTCACGGTCATTTACAGGCAGGCCTGTGGCCTGCTTGGCGAATAAATTCGCCCCTACAAAAAAGCGAAACCCCCGCCGGCAGCGGCCGACGGGGGCTCAGGGGAAGGGTTTACTTCAACCACTCCTCCACGCGCTGCGGGTTCTTGGCGATCCAGTCCTTGGCGGCGGCTTCCGGTTTGGCGCCTTCGCGGATGGCCAGCATCACGGCCCCCACTTCTTCGCCGCTCCAGGAGAGTTTCTTCAGGAAGGCGGTGGCGTCGGCGGCCTTGGCTTCCAGGCCAGGGTTGACCACGGTGTCGACGTGCTCGTCATCGCCGAAGACCTTTTTCGGGTCTTCCAGGAAGCGCAGCTTCCACTTGGCGAACATCCAGTGGGGAATCCAGCCGGTGACCACGATCGGCTTCTGGGCTTTCTCGGCGCGGGTCAGGGCGGTGGCCATGGCCGGGCCGGAGCTGGGCATCAGTTTGATGTCGAGGTTGTATTGCTTGATGGCGTCTTCGGTGCGGCGCATCACGCCAGCGCCGGCGTCGATGCCGGTGATCTTGCCGTCGAAGTCGGCCTTGTAGGTGTTCAGGTCCTCGATGGACTTGGCCTGCACATAGTCGGGCACGATCAGGCCGATCTTGGCGCCCTTGTAGTTGGAGCCCAGCACCACGACCTTGTCCTTCAGCTTGGCGTAGTACTCGCCGTGGGTGGCCGGCAGCCAGGCGGAGAGGGTGGCGTCGAGGTCGCCACGGGCCACGCCCTGCCACATGATGGCCGGTTCCACGGGTTTCAGCTCGACGCCGTAGCCGAGCTTCTCCTTGAGGATCTCGCCGGCGACGTGAGTGGCGGCGACGCTATCGTCCCAGCCGTTCACGTAGCCGATCTTCAGGGTCGGCTTGTCGGCGGCGCCGGCCATGCCGGCCCCCATGCCGAGCGCCAGGGTGGCGACGCCCAGGGTCTTGAGACAAAGTGATTTCAACGTGCGCATACGTATTGCTCCATCAGGTGGGATTGGCAGCCAACTACGTGGTCGATGGCCCGTTCTGAGGCGGGACTCGCGACTGTGCCCCTCACGGCCCGTTACCGGGCCGCGATTGGCGAATTGCAAGGAAACGGGCTCCGGGTGGAGCCCGGGGAATTACAGGCCGATGTGTTTCTTCACGGCAGCGGCGCCGTCCTGGCCATCAAAGGTGGTGACGCCGGCCAGCCACTGGTCGAGCACGGCCGGGTTGGCCTTGAGCCAGTCGGAGGCGACTTTCACCGGGTCTTCCTTCTCGAGGATCTTCTCCATCAGCTGGCTTTCCATCGCCACATTGAACTGCAGGTTGTTCAGCAGCTTGCCGACGTTGGCGCAGCGCGCCTCGTAGTCCGGCGGCACCACGGTGTAGACCTTGGCGGCGCCGTAGTCCGGGCCGAACACATCGTCACCACCAGACAGGTAAGTGATGTCGAACTGGGTGTTCATCGGGTGCGGGGCCCAGCCCAGGAACACCACCGGCTCCTTCTTCTTCACCGCGCGCTGCACCTGCACCAGCATGCCCGCCTCGGAAGACTCCACCATGCGGAACTCGCCCAGCGCGTACTGGTTGCCCTTGATCATCTTGTCGATCAGCAGGTTGCCGTCGTTGCCCGGCTCGATGCCGTAGATCTTGCCGCCCAGCTGGTCCTTGAACTTGGCGATGTCCTGGAAGCTCTTGAGGCCCGCTTCAGCCGCGTAGGTGGGAACCGCCAGGGTGTACTTGGCGCCTTCCAGGTTCGGCGTCGGCAGCACCTTCACGCCGTTGTCCTTGGTGAAGGGCTCGATCACCGCGTCCATGGAGGGTGCCCAGTAGCCGAGGAAGACGTCGATCTGCTTGTTCTTCACGCCGGTGAAGGCGATGGGTACCGAGGCCATGATCTTGCGCGGGGTGTAGCCCAGTCCCTCGGTCAGCACCATGGCCACGCCGGTGGTCGCGGCGATGTCGGCCCAACCGATCTCGGCGAAGCGCACCTGCTTGCAGCTCTGCGGCTCCTGGGCCCAGGCGCCCTGGGTCAGCGCGCAGGCCAACAAGCCCAGTGCAGCAACACTTTTCATTCTTTTCATTCGCGACTCCCTGACATTGAAAGATGAAGCGTTATTTATTGTGGTTGCTGCCGCTGGAACCGCGCACTCAGCCGGCCGAAGGCCTTGCCGCGGGTGGACGTCTGGCGAGTCCCGAAACTTTCGGTGATACGGTCGAGGATGATCGCCAGCAGTACCACCGCCATGCCGCTTTCGAAGCCGAGGCCAATGTCCAGGCGCTGGATACTGGCGAGCACGTCGTTACCCAGGCCACCGGCACCGACCATCGAAGCGATGATCACCATGGACAGCGCCATCATGATGGTCTGGTTCACGCCGGCCATGATCGACGGCATGGCATTGGGCAGCTGCACTTTGTATAGCAGTTGCCAGCTGGTGCAGCCGAAGGATTGTCCGGCTTCGACGATTTCCTTGTTCACCTGGCGGATGCCGAGGGCGGTGAGGCGCACCGCCGGCGGCATGGCGAAGATCACCGTGGCGATGATGCCGGGCACGCGACCGAGGCCGAAGAGCATGGCGGCGGGGATCAGGTAGACGAAGGCCGGCATGGTCTGCATGAAGTCGAGTATTGGCCGGATGACGATGGAGACGCGCTCGCTCTTGGCCGCCCAGATACCCAGCGGGATGCCGAGCAGCAGGCTGATCAGGGTGGAGGAGAAGGTCAGGCCGAGGGTGACCACGGTCTGTTCCCAGAAGCCGGTCATCACGATGAGGATCAAGGACACCGCGGTGAAGGCGGCGAACTTGATGCCGATGCGCCAGAAGCCGAGCCCCACGAAGATGGCGATCACCAACCAGGTCGGTGGCCAGAGCAGCAGGCGCTCGATCATCTCGGAGAAGCCGCTGACCACGTTGCCGACGCTCTCGAAGGCGCCGCTGTAGTTTTCCAGCAGGTGCTGGACGACGTCGTTGACCCAGCTGCCCAGATCCAGTTTCTCAGTCATCGTCATTCTCCCCGCAGGCGGCTCAGCAGGCGGCCTTTGCTGATCGCGCCGCTATAGCGGCCTGTCTGGTCGACCACCGGGATCGGCCCTTCGTTGATCACCAGGCGCTGGATGACGCTGTCCAGCGGCAGGTCCTCCGGTACCGGGTCGATGTGCTTGAGCAGGCTCTGCTCCAGGTCCATGGTCTGGCCGCCCTCTACCAGCAGGGCGATCTTCTCCAGGCTGATGGAACCACGGAAGTTGTTCTTCTCGTCGACGATGAAGGCGTAGTGCTTGTCCATGTTCTGCAGCGTCTGGCACACGGTCTGCGCGTCGGGCGCCTTGCCGTTGTGCACGAACAGCGGAACGCTGTCGGACATGAGCTGGCCGGCGGTGAGGTAGCGGCTGGTGTCGACGGTGTTGAAGAAGTTGCGCACGTAGTCGTTGGCCGGGTTCTCGATGATCTCCTGGGGCGTGCCCACCTGGATCAGCCGGCCGCCTTCCATGATGCCGATGCGCGAGCCGATGCGCATGGCTTCCTCGATATCGTGGGAGACGAAGATGATGGTGCGGCTGTGCTTCTTCTGCAGGTCCAGCAGCACGTCCTGCATCTCGCGGCGCTTGAGCGGGTCGAGGGCGGAGAAGGCCTCGTCCATGATGATCATCGATGGGTCGACCGCCAGGGCGCGGGCCAGGCCCACGCGCTGTTGCATGCCACCCGAGAGCTCGTGGGGATACTTGTGGGCGAAGTTGGCCAGGCCGACCTGCTCCAGTACTTCCATGGCGCGCTTCTCGCGCTCCTTCTTGCTCTTGCCGGCCACTTCCAGGCCGAAGGACGCATTGTCCAGCACGCTGCGCGAAGGCATCAGGGCGAAGGACTGGAACACCATGCTCATGTCGCGGCGACGCAGGTCGATCAGTTGCGCCTTGGGCAGCTTGGCGACGTTCTGGCCGTCGATGAACACATCGCCGGCGGTGGGTTCGATCAAGCGGTTGATCAGGCGGATCAGGGTGGATTTGCCGGAACCCGACAGGCCCATCAGTACGAAGATCTCGCCCTCATTGACGCTGAAGGAGACATCGCTGACGCCGATCACGGCGCCACGCTCGGCAAGGATCTTCTCCTTGCTCCAGCCTTGCTTGAGTAAATCGATTGCTTCTTGTGGCTGTTGCCCGAAAACCTTGTAGAGGTTTTGAACCACGATCTTTCCAGACTGCATGGGATATTTCCCCTTCAGTAGACATCCAGGTCAGCTACACGGAGCCAGATTGGGCGCTCGACGACGCCCAGCCTGGTGATGCCGACTGTCTTGCCTGTGTGGATAACAATGTTTCGAGAACCTGACAGCCCTCTGGCAGTGTTACGAAACCCATTCCCTGGGCGGGTTCAGCACCTCGGCCGGAGGTGCGCGTACTTCCGAAATTTCTTATTAGGCCGGCCTCTGCTTCGGGGGGAGGCCGCCGCTTGTGTTCTTCGGTCCGGAGCTGAGTGCTCGCGGTCTGTCGGTCCACGGGAACCGACAGCGACGAAATCGGGTGTCTCAACGATAAAGCCTTGAGGCCGGGGCAATTGTCGGTTTACGACGTCCATATGTTGCGCGACGACATGGCCTATGGATATCGCTGAATGCACGCATCACGGCGCTTTGGCCTGGGTCAGGAGGGCGGGCAGCGGGCCGCCGTCGCGCGCGGTGACACCCTGCAGCCAGGAGGCCAGGACGTCGGGGTTGGCCTTCAACCAGCGCTTGGCTTCGCGTCGCCGATTGGTGCTCTGATTCAGTATGGCTTCCATCAGGTGGTTCTCCATGGCCAGGCTGAATTTCAGGTTCGTCAGCAGTCGTCCGAGGTTCGGGCACTCCGTGGTCAGGCCCTTGCGCACGTTGGTGTAGACGGTGGCGCCGCCGTAGTCGGGGCCGAACCAGTCATCCCCGCCAGACAGGTAATGCATCTTCAGCTGGTTGTTCATGGGGTGGGGTTCCCAGCCCAGGAACACCGCCCATTGCTCCAGGTGCTCGGCGCGTTTGACCTGGGAGAGCATGCCGTTCTCGCTGGACTCTACCAGTTGGAAGTCGCCGAGGCCCAAGGCGTTCCCCGTGATCATCTTCTGGATCAGCTTGTTGCCGTCGTTGCCGGGCTCGATGCCGTAGATCTTCCCGCCCAGCTGCTGCTTGAACTTGGCCAGGTCGGCGAAGCTGCGTACGCCGCCATCCCAGGCCGCCTGGTTCACCGCCAGGGTGTACTTGGCGCCGGTGAGGTTGGCGCCAAGGCTCTCCACCGTGCCTTTTTCCAGGTAGGGGCGGAGGTCGTTTTCCATGCTCGGCATCCAGTTGCCGAGGAACACGTCGATCTTGCCGTCGCCCAGGGCCTTGTAGGTGTCGGGCACCGACAGGCGCCTGACCTTGGTGATGTAGCCCAGCTCGCTCAGGACATGGCGGGTGACGGCGGTGGTGACGGTGATGTCGCTCCAGCCCACATCGGCGAAATGCACGGTGGAGCAGCGTTCGGGGTCGGCGGCGAGGGCGGCCTGGGTGGTGCCAAGGGAAACGGCCAGCAGCGTGGCCGCCAACAGGGGAGTGGTGGGTCGCGTCATCGAGGGGGCCGTCCACAGCAGGATTTATTGTCGTTTTCCGGACTCGCGTGGCTGTCGGACTGCTGCAGACCCCGCCCTCCGGGCGGTGGAATGATGCGGGCCAGACGGATCGCCTGACTACCGATTGGGTCGCAGTCAGAACTTATCTGTCGCGGGCTGTGCGGGGCAATGGGCGGAGCGGTGCGTGCGTCAGACCGATCGCGAATGAATTCGCTCCTACAAAGTTCCCCCGGCACCTCCTGTGCCGGCGAGGGCGTGTTTGGATACGAGCGAGTCGGTGTGGGACGTCGCGGTTTCGGTCAAATGCCGATCATGTCCGGCAAGTGTCATCCCTTCCGGAGTTGCCCCGTGGCTATCAGCGTGTTCGACCTGTTCAAGATCGGTATCGGCCCCTCCAGTTCGCATACCGTGGGCCCGATGCGGGCGGCGGCGCAGTTCGCCACGGCGCTGCGCGAGGGTGGGCTGCTGGCGCAGGTGCGGCGGGTCGAGGTGCGTCTGTACGGCTCGCTGTCGGCCACCGGCGTCGGCCACGGCACCGACCGCGCGACCCTGCTGGGGCTGATGGGCGAATGGCCGGACCAGATCGAACCCAAGCAGATCGGTCCGCGCATCCAGGCCCTGCAGGAATGCCGCGAGCTGTTGCTCGGCGGCACGCATCCGGTGCCTTTCGAGTGGCAACGCGACCTGCTGCTGCTGGAGGAAAACCTGCCCTATCACCCCAACGCCATGACCCTGATCGTCTTCGGCGAGGCCGGTGAACTGCACCGCGACACCTACTACTCCATCGGCGGCGGCTTCGTCGTCGACGAGGCCCAGGCGCAAGCCGGCCAGCTCGACCAGGACAGCACCGTGCTGCCCTACGACTTTTCCAGCGGCGAGGAACTGCTGCGGCTCTGCCAGCGCCACAACCTGCGCGTCGCCGAGCTGATGCTGGCCAACGAGAAGGCCTGGCGCAGCGAGGCGGAGATCCGCGCCGGGCTGCTGAAACTCTGGGACGCCATGCAGGAATGCGTGACCAACGGCCTGGGCCAGGAGGGCATCCTGCCCGGCGGGCTGAACGTGCGCCGGCGTGCCGCGCGGCTGCACCGCAGCCTGCAGGAACTGGGCAAGCCGAACGTCATCGGCAGCACCATGAGCGCCATGGAGTGGGTGAACCTCTACGCCCTGGCAGTGAACGAGGAAAAC is a genomic window of Pseudomonas resinovorans NBRC 106553 containing:
- the betI gene encoding transcriptional regulator BetI, with translation MPKVGMQPIRRSQLIQATLEAVDQVGLGDASIAYIARIAGVSNGIISHYFQDKNGLLEATMRHLMSDLSTGVRQRRAGLRDDGPRAHLRAIVEGNFDDSQVSGPAMKTWLAFWAASMHQPSLRRLQRINDHRLYSNLCCELRRALPLEQARSAARGLAALIDGLWLRGALSGDGFNTEQALQIAYDYLDQQLAKAQA
- a CDS encoding glycine betaine ABC transporter substrate-binding protein: MRTLKSLCLKTLGVATLALGMGAGMAGAADKPTLKIGYVNGWDDSVAATHVAGEILKEKLGYGVELKPVEPAIMWQGVARGDLDATLSAWLPATHGEYYAKLKDKVVVLGSNYKGAKIGLIVPDYVQAKSIEDLNTYKADFDGKITGIDAGAGVMRRTEDAIKQYNLDIKLMPSSGPAMATALTRAEKAQKPIVVTGWIPHWMFAKWKLRFLEDPKKVFGDDEHVDTVVNPGLEAKAADATAFLKKLSWSGEEVGAVMLAIREGAKPEAAAKDWIAKNPQRVEEWLK
- a CDS encoding choline ABC transporter substrate-binding protein produces the protein MKRMKSVAALGLLACALTQGAWAQEPQSCKQVRFAEIGWADIAATTGVAMVLTEGLGYTPRKIMASVPIAFTGVKNKQIDVFLGYWAPSMDAVIEPFTKDNGVKVLPTPNLEGAKYTLAVPTYAAEAGLKSFQDIAKFKDQLGGKIYGIEPGNDGNLLIDKMIKGNQYALGEFRMVESSEAGMLVQVQRAVKKKEPVVFLGWAPHPMNTQFDITYLSGGDDVFGPDYGAAKVYTVVPPDYEARCANVGKLLNNLQFNVAMESQLMEKILEKEDPVKVASDWLKANPAVLDQWLAGVTTFDGQDGAAAVKKHIGL
- a CDS encoding proline/glycine betaine ABC transporter permease; protein product: MTEKLDLGSWVNDVVQHLLENYSGAFESVGNVVSGFSEMIERLLLWPPTWLVIAIFVGLGFWRIGIKFAAFTAVSLILIVMTGFWEQTVVTLGLTFSSTLISLLLGIPLGIWAAKSERVSIVIRPILDFMQTMPAFVYLIPAAMLFGLGRVPGIIATVIFAMPPAVRLTALGIRQVNKEIVEAGQSFGCTSWQLLYKVQLPNAMPSIMAGVNQTIMMALSMVIIASMVGAGGLGNDVLASIQRLDIGLGFESGMAVVLLAIILDRITESFGTRQTSTRGKAFGRLSARFQRQQPQ
- a CDS encoding glycine betaine/L-proline ABC transporter ATP-binding protein; the encoded protein is MQSGKIVVQNLYKVFGQQPQEAIDLLKQGWSKEKILAERGAVIGVSDVSFSVNEGEIFVLMGLSGSGKSTLIRLINRLIEPTAGDVFIDGQNVAKLPKAQLIDLRRRDMSMVFQSFALMPSRSVLDNASFGLEVAGKSKKEREKRAMEVLEQVGLANFAHKYPHELSGGMQQRVGLARALAVDPSMIIMDEAFSALDPLKRREMQDVLLDLQKKHSRTIIFVSHDIEEAMRIGSRIGIMEGGRLIQVGTPQEIIENPANDYVRNFFNTVDTSRYLTAGQLMSDSVPLFVHNGKAPDAQTVCQTLQNMDKHYAFIVDEKNNFRGSISLEKIALLVEGGQTMDLEQSLLKHIDPVPEDLPLDSVIQRLVINEGPIPVVDQTGRYSGAISKGRLLSRLRGE
- a CDS encoding choline ABC transporter substrate-binding protein; this translates as MTRPTTPLLAATLLAVSLGTTQAALAADPERCSTVHFADVGWSDITVTTAVTRHVLSELGYITKVRRLSVPDTYKALGDGKIDVFLGNWMPSMENDLRPYLEKGTVESLGANLTGAKYTLAVNQAAWDGGVRSFADLAKFKQQLGGKIYGIEPGNDGNKLIQKMITGNALGLGDFQLVESSENGMLSQVKRAEHLEQWAVFLGWEPHPMNNQLKMHYLSGGDDWFGPDYGGATVYTNVRKGLTTECPNLGRLLTNLKFSLAMENHLMEAILNQSTNRRREAKRWLKANPDVLASWLQGVTARDGGPLPALLTQAKAP
- a CDS encoding L-serine ammonia-lyase, which encodes MAISVFDLFKIGIGPSSSHTVGPMRAAAQFATALREGGLLAQVRRVEVRLYGSLSATGVGHGTDRATLLGLMGEWPDQIEPKQIGPRIQALQECRELLLGGTHPVPFEWQRDLLLLEENLPYHPNAMTLIVFGEAGELHRDTYYSIGGGFVVDEAQAQAGQLDQDSTVLPYDFSSGEELLRLCQRHNLRVAELMLANEKAWRSEAEIRAGLLKLWDAMQECVTNGLGQEGILPGGLNVRRRAARLHRSLQELGKPNVIGSTMSAMEWVNLYALAVNEENAAGGRMVTAPTNGAAGIIPAVLHYYMRFNPEASEDDVVNFFLGAAAVGILCKKNASISGAEVGCQGEVGSACAMAAAGLAEVLGATPAQLENAAEIGLEHNLGLTCDPVGGLVQVPCIERNAIAAVKAINAAQMALRGDGEHFISLDQAIRTMRDTGADMHDKYKETSRGGLAVSAVEC